Below is a window of Candidatus Cybelea sp. DNA.
TTCTCGCCGCGACGAAGCCCGAACTCGAGAATGCGCGGAAGCATCCCACGGTTTTTCTTACAGATTTCGATTGCGCCGTCGAGGTCGTTGGCCGAGACCTTGGCTCCGATCTGTCGCAGCAAGCCCTTGGTATCGGAGTGCTGCATTTGAAAGAAGACAAGGCGTTCGATGACGACCGCGAGACCGACGATAGAGATGAGCAAGAGCAGCCACATATCCCAGCCGCCCTGCTGCATGAGACCCAAAAATCCCGAAAACACGGTGTGCTACCACCCTCCAATTAACGTTGCTGCGCGGCGACCATCCGCCCCGTGAGGGCGACCCATTGGCCTACCCCCGGATAAAGTCCTGGTGATTTACGGCCCGCTTCCCGGCCGGGCACCGGCTCCGCCGTTGAGGTTGTTCTTCACGAACGTTTCCACTTGAAGCGCGAGGGCTTCGTTGCCGTCGGCTTTGGCTTGCTGGTCGGCTTTGGCCAGCGCGTCGGCGGCCTGCTTCTTGATTCCATCGTTGTGGCTGCCGGCCCATTGCCCCGTCAGCGCGATCCCTTCTGCAAAGTTGGCCTGAGCGTTGTTCGGCTGAAGAGCGAGTGCTTTGTCTGCATAACTCTGCATCCGCTTGTAGTCCGGCTTCGCGCTCTGCGCTACTGCAAACGCAGCCGAGACGTTCGCTGTGACCGCGATCTGGGGGTCGCCCAGGGCCGCCGCCTGGTCGAAGTCTTTTAATGCGGTTTCGCTGTCTTTGGCGGCCACTGCCGCCTGGCCCGATTTCAGCAGGCTGGCGCCCATTGCGCGAGCGCCGGCCGTGCTCGAGGGATCGAGCTGCTTGATCTGCGCCGAGAGTGCTTGCGCACTTTGTACGTCGTTGTTCGCAAGGTAGGCTTGCAGCAGCTCGGAGTCGATGTTCACCTTCGACGAGACGGGAATTTTCGAATCCGCCATCGCGGAGTCGTGCGCCGCCTTCAGCGAGGCCAGCGCCGCGGCGTTATCGTTGCTGGCTAACTGCGCGACGCCGAGCGCGAACCGGGAGTTGGTGTCCGGAGCGAGGCTCATCGCCTTGTTCGCATAGCTCATCGCTTGCTCGGGGCTGCTCGACGCCGCTTTCACGGCGGCTGCCGCGAAGCTCTGGGCGGCTACCGCTTTGAACTGTGGAGCGATCGAAGGGACCTTATCGAACGCCTGCGCGGCGCCGTCGAAGTCTTGCGTATCGTACGACGCGATCCCGAGCATTTCGCGCAGCCCCTGGTCGTCCGGCGAGTTGAGGAGGGCGGCCTGCGCCTTCGATTTGGCTTGCGCATACTGCTTCTGGCGGATCAGCGTTGCGATCTGGGTTGCCGCCGGCGAAAGCGTCCCGCTTGACGGCATGCTGATTCCCCCAGTCTCGCTCGGATTCTGGGCGACCGATTTGCCGTTGAACTTCAGCGTGAAGTCGTAGAAAGCGGTGATCGGCGTCGCGCCGCGGTGAGCCGGACGGTAGCTCGAGCTTTGGGCGATCTGCATCGCCGCCTGATTGTCGGCGGAGTTCGTCGAGCTGATCACGCGAATGACTTTGTGGGAGCCGTCGGCGTTCACCTGAACCTGCACGACGACCTTGCCGCTGCCGGCGATGCCGGCCGTAGTCGAGCCTTGCTTGATCAGCTTCGCGGGCGTGTATTCGTTCGCATACTGCGCGAGAGCCCGGTCGCCGAGAACGCAAGACGCGATGGCGGCGATCGCAGCGATTTGAAAGAAGCGGTTCATTGCATTACCTCAGGCGATTGGTACGAGGCGATTGCGCCGGCGGCCTGCGATGCCGTTTGAGCGCCTCGAGCTCTTTCTCGGTAAGGCCGCGTACGTGACCGGGCGGCAGCGAGCCGAGCCGCAACGGCCCAAATCGGGTACGCGTGAGAGCCAGTATCGGGTGACCGATCGCTTCGAACATTCGCCGCACTTGCCGATTGCGTCCCTCATGAATGGTCACGTCGACCACGGAGTGCTCGCGCCTGACCGCGAGCACCCGCAGCTTTGCGCCGGCCGCGCGGCCGTCTTCCAACGAAATCCCTTCCATCAGGCTGCGCACCTGATCGGGAGAGAGCCGCCCGGCGATCTCCGCTCGATACGTTTTATCTACCCCAAATCGCGGATGGAGCAATTGATGTGCCAGCTCACCGTCATCGGTCATCAGCAAAGCGCCGGCGGTCGCGTAGTCGAGCCGGCCTACCGGAAAGACTCTCGGCCGGCCGGCGACGAGCTCGGCGACGGTCCGCCGGCCCTGTGGATCGTGCATCGTCGTTACGACCCCGAGCGGCTTATTCAGCAGAAGATAGGTCGGTTCGGCCGGCAGCGCGACGGGCGTGCCGTCGACCCGCACCTCGCTCCCCGGCTCGACTTGGGTCCCGAACTCTCGGACGGTCCTCCCGTCGATGTTGACTCGTCCGGCTGCGATCAGCTCGTCCGCGTGCCGCCGCGACGCGACCCCGGCCTGCGCAAGAAACCTGTTCAGCCGAATCGCCTGCCGCACCCAGCCTCGTCTCTACTCGTTAATTTCGAGCTTAAACTACGGGCTAACCTGACGGCGAGGAGACTCGGACCGGCGAGCGGAGCCGCGGATTCGCGGGAGCGAGGAGGCCAAGCAGCAGGAGCGGAGCGGGGACGGCGGAGCGACTAGTACTTTCCGTTATTGTTGTCTTCGTAACCGCGCGACATCGAGAGCGCCTCCTTGGTAACCGTTTGGAGGAACTCTTCGTTCGTCCGCGTTTGCGCCATCTTGTCGAGGATGATCTCGGTGATGTCGCCCGTGTTGAGCACGGCCGTCGCGCGCCGCAGCATCCAGATCTTGCGCATCTCGTCGGGCGTGAGCAGAAGCTCTTCGTGCCGAGTGCCCGAGCGTTTGATATCGATCGCCGGAAAGACGCGCGATTCCGCGAGCTTGCGGGTGAGATCGATCTCCATGTTCCCGGTGCCCTTAAACTCTTCGAAGATCACGTCGTCCATCTTCGAGCCCGTCTCGATCAGCGCGGTCGCGATGATCGTGAGCGAACCGCCCTCTTCGATTTTGCGGGCGGCACCGAAGAATCGTTTCGGCTTGTGCAGCGACGCGGTGTCGAGCCCGCCGGAGAGCGTCCGGCCGGAGCTCGCGACGACCTGGTTGTACGCACGCGCCAGACGAGTGATCGAGTCGAGGAGGATCACGACGTCTTTTCCGAGCTCGACGAGACGCTTCGCGCGTTCCATCGTCAGTTCGGCAACTGCGGTGTGGTTCTCCGGATGCTCGTCGAACGTCGAGGCGACGACGTCGCCGTCGATCGTGCGCTGCATGTCG
It encodes the following:
- a CDS encoding TonB family protein: MNRFFQIAAIAAIASCVLGDRALAQYANEYTPAKLIKQGSTTAGIAGSGKVVVQVQVNADGSHKVIRVISSTNSADNQAAMQIAQSSSYRPAHRGATPITAFYDFTLKFNGKSVAQNPSETGGISMPSSGTLSPAATQIATLIRQKQYAQAKSKAQAALLNSPDDQGLREMLGIASYDTQDFDGAAQAFDKVPSIAPQFKAVAAQSFAAAAVKAASSSPEQAMSYANKAMSLAPDTNSRFALGVAQLASNDNAAALASLKAAHDSAMADSKIPVSSKVNIDSELLQAYLANNDVQSAQALSAQIKQLDPSSTAGARAMGASLLKSGQAAVAAKDSETALKDFDQAAALGDPQIAVTANVSAAFAVAQSAKPDYKRMQSYADKALALQPNNAQANFAEGIALTGQWAGSHNDGIKKQAADALAKADQQAKADGNEALALQVETFVKNNLNGGAGARPGSGP
- the rho gene encoding transcription termination factor Rho — encoded protein: MTTAAQLADKTKNELIEVAKELEIEILTPAKLKKDEIVELIVQGQIARSGIEVASGILDVLPEGYGFLRRAGYYIGNDDIYVSQSQIRRFELRRGDMVEGQARRPKESEKYFGLIRVDKVNDLDPEAIKGRRLFEKGTPIYPQERFKLEVRSTQLSTRVIDLFSPIGMGQRALIVSPPKAGKTTLLKNIANSISINHPDAHIIALLVDERPEEVTDMQRTIDGDVVASTFDEHPENHTAVAELTMERAKRLVELGKDVVILLDSITRLARAYNQVVASSGRTLSGGLDTASLHKPKRFFGAARKIEEGGSLTIIATALIETGSKMDDVIFEEFKGTGNMEIDLTRKLAESRVFPAIDIKRSGTRHEELLLTPDEMRKIWMLRRATAVLNTGDITEIILDKMAQTRTNEEFLQTVTKEALSMSRGYEDNNNGKY
- a CDS encoding pseudouridine synthase, encoding MRQAIRLNRFLAQAGVASRRHADELIAAGRVNIDGRTVREFGTQVEPGSEVRVDGTPVALPAEPTYLLLNKPLGVVTTMHDPQGRRTVAELVAGRPRVFPVGRLDYATAGALLMTDDGELAHQLLHPRFGVDKTYRAEIAGRLSPDQVRSLMEGISLEDGRAAGAKLRVLAVRREHSVVDVTIHEGRNRQVRRMFEAIGHPILALTRTRFGPLRLGSLPPGHVRGLTEKELEALKRHRRPPAQSPRTNRLR